Proteins found in one Osmerus mordax isolate fOsmMor3 chromosome 20, fOsmMor3.pri, whole genome shotgun sequence genomic segment:
- the slc4a5b gene encoding electrogenic sodium bicarbonate cotransporter 4 yields the protein MEYDSHGGRSRSHRRYEEDDEPQPVYIGVPVSHGNRRKRRRHRSHTSEADRERRHTHHDEHGHAPYDPRHDRDDRYEEEEQEQLNIDSTVSPAAERLRYILADDDDVQTPTIFTEMDTLQHEGGELEWKESARWVKFEEKVEEGGERWSKPHVSTLTLHSLFELRTCLQTGSVLLDLEGYSLPQIVDDIVDHQIADGLIGEELREKITFVLLRKHRHQTKKPMHRSLADMGKTSNSPVPASRSPQVNLSRSPSSASGMNRSIEDLRSRQSGSYGRLHHAQSRSMNDISDTPSNDQLKNKFMKKIPRDAEASNVLIGEVDFLDKPFVSFVRLAQATTLGGLTEVPVPTRFLFVLLGPHGKAKAYNEIGRAIATLMVDDLFSDVAYKARDRDDLIAGIDEFLDEVIVLPPGEWDPKIRIEPPKKVPSADMRKSVLNLNELGKVNGAAGGAAGGEDEEMPAPHELGEELAFTGRFCGGLWLDIKRKGPWIPSDFYEGFHIQSISAVLFIYLGCITNAITFGGLLGDATDNYQGVMESFLGTALAGTVFCLFGGQPLIILSSTGPILIFEKLLYEFSKSNSIDYMELRLWIGLHSCLQCLILVATDASYIIKYITRFTEEGFSSLISFIFISDAIKKMAGSFKYYPINRGFKPDYVTSYKCECIAPDQAAAMGFNVSALLADDNMTLLYNLTGLDWSQLSKKECVKYGGALVGNSCKYVPDLALMSFILFFGTYSMTVSLKKFKFSRYFPTKLRKLISDFSIFMSIMTFVGLDMLIGLKTPKLIVPTEFKPTRPDRGWLVMPFGKNPWWVYVASSVPALLVTILIFMDQQISAVIVNRKENKLKKGCGYHLDLFWVGVLMAACSFMGLPWYVAATVISIAHIDSLKMESESSAPGEQPQFLGVREQRLTGILVFVLTGVSIFLAPVLQYIPMPVLYGVFLYMGVASLSGIQFWERIKLYLMPAKHQPDFSFLRHVPLRRVHLFTLVQVICLAVLWILKSTVAAIIFPIMILGLMVVRKMLDFMFSQHDLAWLDDILPEKDKKKDGEKKNKKSKKKDKKGADPESDEECC from the exons ATGGAGTATGATTCTCACGGGGGGAGAAGCAGAAGCCACAGGAGATACGAGGAGGATGATG AGCCCCAGCCGGTGTACATTGGAGTCCCTGTGTCTCATGGCAACAGACGGAAGCGCCGCAGACATCGCTCCCACACCAGCGAGGCAGACCgtgagaggagacacacacaccacgacgAGCATGGCCACGCGCCGTACGACCCTCGACATGACCGAGACGACCGctacgaggaggaggagcaggagcagctgAACATCGACTCCACAG TGTCCCCGGCGGCAGAGAGGCTGCGCTACATCCTGGCAGATGATGACGATGTTCAGACGCCCACCATCTTCACTGAGATGGACACGCTCCAACACGAGGGAGGGGAGTTGGAGTGGAAAGAGTCCGccag gtGGGTGAAGtttgaggagaaggtggaggagggaggggagaggtggagcaaGCCTCACGTCTCCACCCTGACCTTACACAGTCTGTTTGAGCTGAGAACATGTCTGCAGACTGGTAGTGTTCTGTTGGATCTGGAAGGCTACTCCCTTCCACAGATTGTCG aTGACATCGTGGATCACCAGATAGCAGACGGGCTGATTGGTGAAGAGTTGAGAGAGAAGATCACCTTCGTGTTGCTGAGGAAACATCGGCACCAGACCAAGAAGCCCATGCACCGCTCCCTAGCAGACATGGGCAAGACGTCCAACTCCCCGGTCCCTGcca GCCGTAGTCCTCAGGTGAACTTGAGCCGCTCTCCCAGCTCTGCGTCTGGGATGAACCGCTCCATCGAGGACCTGCGCTCACGCCAGTCAGGCAGCTACGGCCGCCTGC ACCACGCTCAGAGCAGAAGCATGAACGACATTTCAGACACACCCAGCAACGACCAG ctcaagaacaagttcatgaagaagaTCCCACGCGATGCCGAGGCCTCAAACGTCCTCATCGGAGAGGTGGACTTCCTGGACAAACCCTTTGTGTCTTTCGTGCGTTTGGCTCAAGCCACGACTCTTGGAGGCCTGACTGAGGTCCCCGTTCcaaccag GTTTCTTTTCGTCCTGCTGGGTCCTCACGGCAAAGCCAAGGCCTACAATGAGATCGGCAGAGCTATTGCTACGCTCATGGTGGACGAT ctgTTCAGTGATGTGGCGTATAAAGCGAGAGACCGTGATGATCTGATCGCCGGTATCGACGAGTTCCTGGACGAAGTGATCGTCCTTCCTCCGGGTGAATGGGACCCCAAGATCCGCATCGAGCCCCCCAAGAAAGTTCCCTCGGCTGACATGAG gaagtctgtgttaAACCTGAACGAGCTGGGCAAGGTGAACGGCGCGGCCGGGGGCGCAGCGGgtggggaggacgaggagatgcCCGCCCCCCACGAACTGGGAGAGGAGCTGGCCTTCACCGGAAG GTTCTGTGGAGGCCTGTGGCTGGACATCAAGAGGAAAGGGCCGTGGATCCCTAGCGATTTTTACGAGGGCTTCCACATCCAGTCCATCTCAGCCGTGCTATTTATCTACTTGGGATGCATCACCAACGCCATCACCTTTGGAGGGTTGCTAGGAGACGCAACTGACAACTACCAG GGGGTGATGGAGAGTTTCCTGGGCACCGCTCTGGCAGGGACGGTCTTCTGCCTGTTCGGAGGCCAGCCCCTCATCATCCTCAGCTCCACCGGGCCCATCCTCATCTTCGAGAAGTTGCTCTACGAGTTTAGCAA gtCTAACAGCATAGACTACATGGAGCTGCGTTTGTGGATCGGGCTGCACTCCTGCCTCCAGTGTCTGATCCTGGTTGCCACGGACGCCAGCTACATCATCAAGTACATCACCCGCTTCACGGAGGAAGGCTTCTCCAGCCTCATCTCCTTCATCTTCATCTCCGACGCCATCAAGAAGATG GCGGGATCTTTCAAGTACTACCCAATCAACCGTGGCTTCAAGCCGGACTATGTCACGTCCTACAAGTGTGAATGCATCGCTCCGGACCAGG CGGCTGCAATGGGCTTCAATGTTTCAGCCCTACTAGCAGATGACAACATGACTCTGTTG TATAACCTCACAGGGCTGGACTGGAGTCAGCTAAGCAAGAAGGAGTGTGTGAAGTACGGAGGCGCCCTGGTGGGGAACTCCTGTAAGTACGTCCCAGACCTGGCCCTCATGTCCTTCATCCTGTTCTTCGGCACATACTCCATGACCGTCTCCCTCAAGAAGTTCAAGTTCAGCCGCTACTTTCCCACCAAG CTAAGAAAGCTGATCAGTGATTTCTCCATCTTCATGTCAATCATGACCTTTGTGGGTCTGGATATGTTGATTGGGCTCAAAACTCCCAAACTCATTGTTCCAACAGAGTTCAAG ccCACTCGCCCAGACCGCGGCTGGCTTGTGATGCCGTTCGGTAAGAACCCGTGGTGGGTCTACGTGGCGAGTTCTGTCCCGGCTCTGCTCGTCACCATCCTCATCTTCATGGACCAGCAGATCAGCGCCGTCATCGTGAACCGCAAAGAAAACAAACTCAAG AAGGGCTGTGGGTACCACCTGGACCTGTTCTGGGTGGGGGTCCTGATGGCCGCTTGCTCCTTCATGGGCCTGCCCTGGTACGTGGCCGCCACCGTCATCTCCATCGCCCACATCGACTCTCTGAAGATGGAGAGCGAGTCCAGTGCCCCTGGGGAGCAGCCCCAGTTCCTGGGGGTCCG GGAGCAGAGACTGACAGGAATTCTAGTGTTCGTCCTGACTGGAGTGTCCATCTTCCTGGCTCCGGTTCTACAG TACATCCCCATGCCTGTTCTCTATGGAGTGTTCCTTTACATGGGCGTGGCTTCTCTCAGTGGCATCCAG TTCTGGGAGCGTATCAAGCTGTATCTGATGCCAGCCAAGCACCAGCCAGACTTCTCCTTCCTGCGCCATGTTCCTCTCAGACGAGTCCACCTCTTCACCCTGGTCCAGGTCATCTGTCTGGCCGTCCTCTGGATCCTCAAGTCCACCGTGGCCGCTATCATCTTTCCCATCATg ATCCTGGGCCTCATGGTGGTGAGAAAGATGCTGGACTTCATGTTCTCCCAGCACGACCTTGCCTGGCTGGACGACATCCTGCCGgagaaagacaagaagaaggatggcgagaagaaaaacaagaagagcaaaaagaaagacaagaaaggagcaGACCCAGAGAGCGACGAGGAG TGTTGCTGA